A section of the Bacillus sp. HSf4 genome encodes:
- a CDS encoding GatB/YqeY domain-containing protein, with protein MSLLERLNQDMKLYMKNREKDKLTVIRMVKASLQNEAIKLKKDRLTEDEELTVLSRELKQRKDSLHEFSNANRSDLVDKVQKELDILEAYMPEQLTEEELLAIVNETIAEVGASSKADMGKVMSAIMPKVKGKADGGLVNKLVSKQLS; from the coding sequence ATGAGTCTTCTTGAGCGTCTGAATCAAGACATGAAGCTCTATATGAAAAACCGTGAGAAAGACAAACTGACTGTCATTCGCATGGTGAAGGCTTCGCTTCAAAACGAAGCAATCAAGCTTAAGAAAGACAGGCTGACCGAAGATGAAGAACTGACTGTTCTTTCTCGTGAATTAAAACAGCGTAAAGACTCCCTCCATGAATTTTCAAACGCTAATCGTTCAGATTTAGTAGATAAAGTTCAAAAAGAGTTAGACATTCTGGAAGCTTATATGCCTGAACAGCTGACGGAAGAGGAATTGCTTGCGATCGTAAACGAAACGATCGCAGAAGTCGGCGCCTCTTCAAAAGCGGACATGGGCAAGGTGATGAGCGCGATCATGCCGAAGGTTAAAGGCAAGGCTGACGGCGGCCTCGTCAATAAGCTTGTCAGCAAACAACTGTCTTAA
- the rpsU gene encoding 30S ribosomal protein S21 translates to MSKTVVRKNESLEDALRRFKRSVSKTGTLQEARKREFYEKPSVRRKKKSEAARKRKY, encoded by the coding sequence ATGTCAAAAACGGTCGTTAGAAAAAACGAATCGCTTGAAGATGCTCTTCGTCGCTTCAAACGCAGTGTATCAAAGACAGGTACTTTGCAAGAAGCAAGAAAGCGTGAATTTTATGAAAAACCTAGCGTAAGACGCAAGAAAAAGTCTGAAGCTGCCAGAAAGCGCAAATACTAA
- a CDS encoding Na/Pi symporter encodes MLILILFVLLISLFLAGMGMLRKGLISLTFEKIEKRLLFFTDHPLKAFLVSIVFTGVLQSSSAFMVIVIGFVSIGALSFKRSIPLILGTNIGSTFTTEFLAVKLEFLIFALFAVGAVLFLTRKPPFRHVGVSLIGLGVIFFCISGFSRLAVPLSQLDSGAYIVRLVEHSSLYALVIGTVLTAIIHSSSACVGILMSFMDQGVVGLTEAMSVVLGSNIGTCITAVMAAFNGGPAAKQTAYAHVLFNVIGVAAVYPLLTSLTGFISALSASPAQQIAHFSLLFNVVTSLLFLPLTHLFHSFIMFLIPNNGQAR; translated from the coding sequence ATGCTGATCTTGATCTTATTTGTGCTGCTGATCAGCCTTTTTCTGGCGGGCATGGGCATGCTGAGAAAAGGCCTGATCTCCCTGACGTTCGAGAAGATTGAAAAGCGCCTGCTTTTTTTTACGGATCATCCATTGAAGGCTTTCCTGGTGAGCATAGTGTTTACAGGCGTTCTGCAAAGCAGTTCGGCATTTATGGTGATCGTCATCGGGTTTGTCAGCATCGGCGCTCTTTCTTTTAAACGCTCGATTCCGCTGATTTTGGGGACAAACATCGGCTCCACATTCACAACTGAATTTTTGGCCGTAAAGCTGGAATTTTTGATTTTCGCCCTTTTTGCGGTTGGCGCGGTCCTTTTCCTCACCAGAAAACCGCCCTTTCGGCATGTCGGGGTGAGCCTGATCGGTTTGGGTGTGATTTTTTTCTGCATCAGCGGGTTCAGCAGGCTTGCCGTTCCCTTGTCACAGCTTGACTCAGGCGCCTATATCGTCCGCCTGGTCGAACATTCATCACTTTACGCACTTGTCATTGGCACGGTGCTGACTGCCATCATACATTCAAGCTCGGCCTGTGTTGGCATTCTGATGAGCTTTATGGATCAGGGGGTCGTCGGACTGACTGAGGCGATGAGCGTTGTCCTCGGCTCCAATATCGGGACATGCATTACTGCAGTCATGGCGGCTTTCAACGGGGGCCCCGCCGCCAAGCAAACGGCTTATGCCCATGTGCTGTTCAATGTGATCGGCGTGGCGGCCGTCTATCCGCTGCTCACATCTTTAACCGGATTTATTTCCGCCCTTTCGGCAAGTCCGGCACAGCAGATCGCCCATTTCAGCCTGCTGTTTAACGTTGTGACTTCGCTGTTGTTTTTGCCGCTGACCCATTTATTTCATTCGTTTATCATGTTCCTCATCCCAAACAACGGCCAGGCCCGCTAA
- the mtaB gene encoding tRNA (N(6)-L-threonylcarbamoyladenosine(37)-C(2))-methylthiotransferase MtaB has protein sequence MATVAFHTLGCKVNHYETEAIWQLFKEAGYERKEFESTADVYVINTCTVTNTGDKKSRQVIRRAIRQNPDAVICVTGCYAQTSPAEIMAIPGVDIVVGTQDREKMLGYIEQYQEERQPINGVGNIMKARVFEELDVPAFTDRTRASLKIQEGCNNFCTFCIIPWARGLLRSRDPEEVIRQAQQLVDAGYKEIVLTGIHTGGYGEDMKDYNFAQLLKELDSRVKGLKRIRISSIEASQITDEVIEVLDRSDKIVRHLHIPLQSGSNSVLKRMRRKYTMEFFADRLTKLKKALPGLAVTSDVIVGFPGETDEEFMETYNFIKEHKFSELHVFPYSKRTGTPAARMDDQVDENVKNERVHKLIALSDQLAKEYASDYEGDVLEIIPEEPFTETGEDNLFVGYTDNYMKVVFEGSEDMIGKLVKVKIIKAGYPYNKGLFVRIAEDAAEENIRLSS, from the coding sequence ATGGCAACCGTTGCATTTCATACACTTGGCTGCAAGGTCAACCATTATGAAACAGAAGCGATCTGGCAGCTTTTCAAAGAAGCCGGCTATGAAAGAAAAGAATTTGAAAGCACTGCTGATGTATATGTGATCAATACGTGCACCGTGACCAATACGGGCGACAAAAAAAGCCGACAGGTGATCAGACGGGCAATTCGCCAAAATCCCGATGCCGTGATTTGTGTGACGGGCTGCTACGCTCAGACGTCTCCGGCGGAAATCATGGCCATTCCGGGCGTTGACATCGTCGTCGGCACTCAGGACCGCGAAAAAATGCTTGGATATATTGAGCAGTATCAGGAAGAAAGACAGCCGATCAACGGCGTCGGCAACATTATGAAAGCAAGGGTTTTTGAAGAGCTTGACGTTCCCGCGTTTACAGACAGGACTAGAGCTTCTCTGAAAATTCAGGAAGGCTGCAACAATTTCTGCACATTTTGCATCATTCCATGGGCGCGCGGCCTGCTTCGCTCCCGCGATCCGGAAGAAGTCATCCGCCAGGCGCAGCAGCTGGTTGACGCCGGATATAAAGAAATCGTCCTGACCGGCATCCATACCGGCGGATATGGAGAAGATATGAAAGATTATAACTTTGCACAGCTTTTGAAAGAATTGGACAGCCGTGTGAAAGGCTTGAAACGAATCCGAATCTCCTCTATTGAAGCGAGCCAGATCACCGATGAAGTCATCGAGGTGCTGGATCGGTCCGATAAAATCGTCAGACATCTGCACATTCCTTTGCAGTCCGGTTCAAACAGCGTGTTGAAGCGGATGAGACGAAAATATACGATGGAATTTTTCGCCGACCGTTTAACAAAGCTGAAAAAAGCTCTTCCAGGGCTTGCGGTCACATCAGATGTTATCGTCGGCTTTCCAGGGGAAACGGATGAAGAATTTATGGAAACGTACAATTTTATTAAAGAGCACAAGTTTTCCGAACTCCATGTCTTCCCGTACAGCAAACGGACCGGCACACCGGCCGCACGCATGGACGATCAGGTTGATGAAAACGTGAAGAACGAACGTGTTCACAAGCTGATCGCCCTCTCAGACCAGCTTGCAAAAGAGTATGCTTCAGACTATGAAGGCGACGTGCTCGAAATCATCCCTGAAGAGCCGTTCACCGAAACAGGCGAAGACAACTTGTTTGTCGGCTATACCGACAACTATATGAAAGTTGTTTTCGAAGGGTCTGAAGACATGATCGGCAAGCTTGTCAAAGTGAAGATTATCAAAGCGGGCTATCCTTACAATAAAGGTTTGTTCGTCCGCATCGCAGAGGATGCGGCGGAGGAGAACATCCGCTTATCCTCTTAA
- a CDS encoding 16S rRNA (uracil(1498)-N(3))-methyltransferase — protein sequence MQRYFIEQTKQEVQAEPMLSIQGEDVHHIVNVMRMSAGDHVVCCAKDGHEARCRIESLSKEEVVLSIVEWTGDNRELPVRVHIANGLPKGDKLEWIIQKGTELGASSFIPFEASRSVVKLDDKKAKKKRERWAKIAKEAAEQSHRNIVPEVAAVHTFQSLLNSLEGFDKCVVAYEESSKQGEKSRFQSAVKSLPEGSSVLIVFGPEGGFSEAEIEALKEKGAAACGLGPRILRAETAPLYALAAISYHTELLRGE from the coding sequence ATGCAACGATATTTTATCGAACAAACAAAACAAGAGGTTCAAGCGGAACCTATGCTCTCCATTCAAGGAGAGGACGTTCACCATATCGTCAATGTGATGAGAATGTCGGCCGGCGATCACGTCGTTTGCTGTGCCAAAGACGGGCATGAGGCCAGATGCCGAATCGAGTCATTATCAAAAGAAGAGGTTGTGTTGAGCATTGTCGAGTGGACCGGTGACAATCGCGAACTGCCGGTTCGGGTCCACATTGCAAACGGCCTGCCGAAAGGCGATAAACTGGAATGGATCATTCAAAAAGGGACGGAGCTCGGCGCAAGTTCATTTATCCCCTTTGAAGCGTCCCGGTCTGTTGTCAAGCTTGATGATAAAAAAGCAAAGAAAAAACGGGAAAGATGGGCGAAAATCGCCAAAGAAGCTGCGGAACAGTCCCATCGAAACATCGTTCCTGAAGTGGCCGCCGTCCATACTTTTCAAAGCTTGCTGAACAGCCTTGAGGGTTTCGATAAATGTGTCGTTGCATACGAGGAATCATCTAAACAGGGTGAGAAGAGCCGGTTTCAATCCGCGGTCAAAAGCCTGCCGGAAGGTTCTTCGGTGCTCATTGTATTTGGTCCTGAAGGCGGATTTTCAGAAGCGGAAATCGAGGCGCTTAAAGAAAAAGGAGCCGCCGCCTGCGGTCTCGGTCCGAGGATATTAAGAGCGGAAACAGCCCCGCTGTACGCGCTGGCGGCAATTTCTTATCATACAGAGTTATTAAGAGGTGAATAA
- the prmA gene encoding 50S ribosomal protein L11 methyltransferase gives MKWSEICIHTTHEAVEPISNILHEAGASGVVIEDPLDLIKERENVYGEIYQLDPNDYPDEGVIIKAYLPINSFLGETVDGIKETINNLLLYDIDLGRNKITISEVNEEEWATVWKKYYHPVKISEKFTIVPTWEEYTPVHTDELIIEMDPGMAFGTGTHPTTVLCIQALERYVKEGDSVVDVGTGTGILSIASAMLRAGSVEAYDLDPVAVESARLNSKLNKVSGQIAIKQNNLLDGVEGEKDVIVANILAEVILRFTEQAHSLLKKDGYFITSGIIQQKKQEVKDALVKEGFKIIEVLSMEDWVSIIAQK, from the coding sequence ATGAAATGGTCCGAAATCTGCATTCACACAACACATGAAGCGGTTGAGCCCATCTCGAATATTTTGCATGAAGCTGGCGCAAGTGGAGTGGTCATCGAAGATCCGCTTGATTTAATCAAAGAACGTGAGAATGTGTACGGAGAAATCTACCAGCTCGATCCAAACGATTACCCGGATGAAGGGGTCATCATCAAAGCGTACCTCCCGATCAACAGCTTTTTGGGAGAAACGGTGGACGGAATCAAGGAAACGATCAATAACCTGCTGTTATATGACATTGACCTTGGGAGAAATAAGATCACCATCAGCGAAGTGAATGAAGAAGAATGGGCGACGGTGTGGAAAAAATATTATCACCCCGTCAAAATTTCCGAAAAGTTTACGATCGTTCCAACCTGGGAAGAGTACACGCCTGTTCATACGGATGAACTGATTATCGAAATGGACCCTGGAATGGCCTTCGGCACGGGGACGCACCCGACGACCGTTCTTTGCATCCAGGCGCTTGAGCGGTATGTAAAGGAAGGGGATTCAGTCGTCGATGTCGGCACGGGAACGGGCATTTTAAGCATCGCTTCCGCCATGCTGCGGGCAGGCAGTGTCGAGGCGTACGACCTTGATCCGGTAGCTGTAGAAAGCGCCCGCCTGAATTCAAAGCTGAATAAAGTCAGCGGCCAGATCGCCATCAAACAAAACAATCTGCTCGACGGTGTCGAGGGAGAAAAAGATGTGATCGTCGCCAATATTTTAGCTGAGGTGATTTTGCGGTTTACAGAACAGGCGCACAGCCTGTTGAAAAAGGACGGCTACTTCATTACTTCAGGCATCATTCAGCAGAAAAAACAGGAAGTGAAAGACGCCCTTGTAAAAGAAGGATTCAAAATCATTGAAGTTCTTTCGATGGAAGACTGGGTCAGCATCATTGCCCAAAAATAA
- the dnaJ gene encoding molecular chaperone DnaJ, producing the protein MSKRDYYEVLGVSKSASKDEIKKAYRKLSKKYHPDINKEAGAAEQFKEVKEAYETLSDDQKRAHYDQFGHTDPNQGFGGGGFGGGDFGGFGFDDIFSSIFGGGTRRRDPNAPRQGADLQYTMTLSFEEAAFGKETTIEIPREETCDTCRGSGAKPGTKPDTCSHCGGSGQLNMEQSTPFGKVVNRRVCHYCNGTGKQIKHKCSTCGGTGKVKTRKKINVTIPAGVDDGQQLRVSGQGEPGVNGGPSGDLFVVFRVQPHEFFERDGDDIYCEMPLTFAQAALGDEIEVPTLHGKVKLKVPAGTQTGTKFRLKGKGVANVRGYGQGDQHIVVRVVTPTNLTESQKNILREFAEVSGNMPDEQEMSFFDKVKRAFKGD; encoded by the coding sequence ATGAGTAAGCGTGATTACTATGAGGTGCTTGGGGTAAGTAAGAGCGCTTCGAAAGATGAGATAAAAAAAGCTTACCGCAAGCTTTCTAAAAAATATCACCCTGACATTAACAAAGAGGCCGGAGCGGCTGAGCAATTCAAAGAAGTCAAAGAAGCCTACGAAACACTTTCTGATGACCAAAAACGGGCGCATTACGATCAGTTCGGCCACACCGATCCAAACCAAGGATTCGGCGGCGGCGGCTTCGGTGGCGGCGACTTTGGAGGCTTTGGGTTTGACGATATTTTCTCAAGCATATTCGGCGGCGGCACAAGACGGAGAGACCCGAATGCCCCGCGGCAGGGAGCGGATCTGCAATACACGATGACGCTGTCTTTTGAAGAAGCGGCCTTCGGAAAAGAGACGACGATTGAAATCCCGCGTGAAGAAACGTGTGACACATGCCGCGGTTCAGGAGCAAAACCCGGTACAAAACCGGATACATGCTCACACTGCGGAGGATCAGGCCAGCTGAACATGGAGCAGTCCACACCGTTCGGCAAAGTCGTCAACAGAAGAGTATGTCACTACTGTAATGGAACGGGCAAACAAATCAAACACAAGTGTTCAACATGCGGCGGCACCGGAAAAGTGAAAACACGCAAAAAAATCAATGTCACCATTCCAGCGGGTGTGGATGACGGCCAGCAGCTGAGGGTCTCCGGACAAGGTGAACCTGGGGTGAACGGAGGACCGTCGGGTGACTTATTCGTCGTGTTCCGCGTTCAGCCGCACGAATTTTTCGAGCGCGATGGAGACGACATTTACTGTGAAATGCCGTTGACCTTTGCACAAGCGGCGCTCGGAGACGAGATCGAAGTGCCTACTCTTCACGGAAAAGTGAAGTTAAAGGTGCCTGCAGGAACGCAAACGGGTACGAAATTCCGTTTGAAAGGAAAAGGCGTTGCCAATGTCCGCGGCTACGGCCAGGGCGATCAGCATATCGTTGTCCGCGTCGTCACGCCGACGAATTTGACGGAAAGCCAGAAAAATATTCTCCGCGAATTTGCTGAAGTAAGCGGAAATATGCCAGATGAACAGGAAATGAGTTTTTTTGACAAAGTAAAGCGCGCATTTAAAGGCGATTAA
- the dnaK gene encoding molecular chaperone DnaK, protein MSKVIGIDLGTTNSCVAVLEGGEPKVIPNPEGARTTPSVVAFKNGERQVGEVAKRQSITNPNTIMSIKRHMGTDHTVEIEGKKYTPQEVSAIILQHLKSYAESYLGETVSKAVITVPAYFNDAERQATKDAGKIAGLEVERIINEPTAAALAYGLDKTEEDQTILVYDLGGGTFDVSILELGDGVFEVRSTAGDNRLGGDDFDQVIIDHLVSEFKKENGIDLSKDKMALQRLKDAAEKAKKDLSGVSSTQISLPFITAGDAGPLHLELTLTRAKFEELSSHLVERTMGPVRQALQDADLSASEIDKVILVGGSTRIPAVQEAIKKETGKEAHKGVNPDEVVALGAAIQGGVITGDVKDVVLLDVTPLSLGIETMGGVFTKLIERNTTIPTSKSQVFSTAADNQTAVDIHVLQGERPMAADNKTLGRFQLTDIPPAPRGVPQIEVSFDIDKNGIVNVSAKDLGTGKEQNITIKSSSGLSDDEIDRMVKEAEENAEADAKKKEEIELRNEADQLVFTTEKTLKDLEGKVDEAQVKKANEAKDALKSAIEKNDLEEIKAKKEELQTIVQELSMKLYEEAAQQAQAQQEGGEAKKADDNVVDAEYEEVNDDDKK, encoded by the coding sequence ATGAGTAAAGTTATCGGAATCGACTTGGGAACAACGAACTCATGCGTTGCAGTGCTTGAAGGCGGAGAGCCGAAAGTCATCCCAAACCCAGAAGGAGCCCGCACGACTCCGTCGGTTGTTGCATTTAAAAACGGAGAACGCCAGGTTGGTGAAGTGGCGAAACGCCAATCCATCACAAACCCAAATACAATCATGTCAATCAAACGCCACATGGGAACCGACCATACGGTTGAAATCGAAGGCAAAAAGTACACGCCTCAAGAAGTGTCCGCCATCATCCTTCAGCATTTGAAATCCTATGCTGAAAGCTATCTTGGCGAAACTGTATCAAAAGCGGTTATTACCGTTCCTGCATACTTTAATGATGCAGAGCGTCAAGCGACAAAAGATGCCGGTAAAATTGCCGGACTCGAAGTTGAGCGGATCATCAACGAGCCGACTGCAGCTGCGCTTGCCTACGGTTTAGATAAAACGGAAGAAGATCAGACGATTCTTGTATACGACCTTGGCGGCGGTACATTTGACGTTTCGATCCTTGAACTGGGAGACGGCGTATTTGAAGTCCGCTCTACAGCAGGTGACAACCGCCTTGGAGGAGACGATTTTGACCAAGTGATCATCGATCATCTCGTCTCAGAATTCAAAAAAGAAAACGGCATCGACCTTTCAAAAGATAAAATGGCGCTTCAGCGCTTGAAAGATGCGGCTGAGAAAGCGAAAAAAGACCTTTCCGGCGTATCTTCTACACAAATCTCACTGCCGTTTATCACAGCGGGAGACGCAGGTCCGCTTCACCTTGAACTGACGCTGACCCGCGCGAAATTTGAAGAGCTTTCTTCACACTTGGTTGAGCGCACAATGGGTCCTGTCCGCCAGGCGCTTCAAGATGCAGACCTTTCTGCAAGCGAAATCGACAAAGTCATCCTTGTCGGCGGATCAACTCGTATCCCAGCCGTTCAGGAAGCGATCAAAAAAGAAACAGGAAAAGAAGCGCATAAAGGCGTAAACCCTGATGAAGTCGTGGCTCTTGGTGCGGCGATCCAAGGCGGTGTCATCACAGGTGACGTAAAAGACGTTGTCCTTCTTGACGTAACTCCGCTGTCACTTGGTATTGAAACAATGGGAGGCGTGTTCACGAAGCTGATCGAGCGCAACACGACAATCCCGACAAGCAAATCCCAAGTGTTCTCAACAGCGGCTGACAACCAGACAGCGGTTGACATTCACGTCCTTCAAGGTGAGCGTCCGATGGCTGCCGACAACAAAACGCTTGGACGCTTCCAGCTTACCGACATCCCGCCGGCTCCGCGCGGTGTGCCGCAAATCGAAGTATCTTTTGATATCGATAAAAACGGTATCGTTAACGTAAGCGCAAAAGACCTTGGTACAGGCAAAGAGCAAAACATTACGATCAAATCTTCTTCAGGCCTGTCCGATGACGAAATCGACCGCATGGTCAAAGAAGCTGAAGAAAACGCGGAAGCGGATGCGAAGAAAAAAGAAGAAATCGAGCTTCGCAATGAAGCCGATCAGCTCGTTTTCACAACTGAAAAAACGCTCAAAGACCTCGAAGGCAAGGTCGACGAAGCGCAAGTGAAAAAAGCGAATGAAGCAAAAGACGCGTTGAAGAGCGCAATTGAGAAAAATGACCTTGAAGAAATCAAGGCGAAAAAAGAAGAATTGCAAACGATCGTTCAGGAGCTTTCCATGAAGCTTTACGAAGAAGCGGCTCAACAAGCTCAAGCCCAGCAAGAAGGCGGAGAAGCGAAAAAAGCGGATGACAATGTCGTAGATGCTGAATATGAAGAAGTGAACGACGACGATAAAAAATAA
- the grpE gene encoding nucleotide exchange factor GrpE produces MAEEKQNQEERMDQEELNQTEAETAEAEDAALEADDRTEENQTVELEKQLKELQESLEEKENKLLRVQADFENYKRRARLDLEAAEKYRSQRIIGDLLPALDNFERALQIEPDNEQTKSLLQGMEMVHRQILEALKNEGVEQIPSVGEQFDPNLHQAVMQVEEEGYESNAVVEELQKGYKLKDRVIRPSMVKVNQ; encoded by the coding sequence ATGGCAGAAGAAAAACAAAATCAAGAAGAACGAATGGATCAAGAAGAACTGAACCAGACAGAGGCGGAAACAGCCGAAGCAGAGGATGCGGCTTTGGAAGCCGATGACCGGACAGAAGAAAACCAAACTGTGGAGCTTGAAAAACAATTAAAAGAGCTTCAAGAGAGTCTTGAAGAAAAAGAAAATAAACTTTTACGTGTTCAAGCAGACTTTGAAAACTATAAAAGACGTGCCCGTCTTGATCTTGAGGCAGCGGAGAAATATCGTTCACAGCGCATCATCGGCGATTTGCTTCCGGCGCTTGACAACTTTGAACGCGCCCTGCAGATCGAGCCTGACAATGAGCAGACGAAAAGCCTGCTGCAAGGGATGGAAATGGTGCACCGTCAAATTTTGGAGGCCCTTAAAAATGAAGGGGTTGAACAGATTCCTTCAGTCGGCGAACAATTTGACCCGAATCTGCACCAGGCCGTGATGCAGGTTGAGGAAGAAGGTTACGAATCCAATGCAGTCGTTGAAGAGCTGCAAAAAGGCTACAAACTTAAGGACCGGGTAATCCGTCCTTCTATGGTAAAAGTAAATCAATAA
- the hrcA gene encoding heat-inducible transcriptional repressor HrcA — protein sequence MLTNRQLLILQVIVNDFIRSAQPVGSRTLSKKEDITFSSATIRNEMADLEELGFIEKTHSSSGRIPSEKGYRYYVDHLLSPGKLSQTDLRLIHSIFKEKIFELEKAVQKSAQVLSDLTNYTSIVLGPRLSENHLKQIQIVPIQPNKAVAILVTNTGHVENKTINFPAEVELSDLEKLVNILNERLAGVPISELRDRIFKEVVIFLRSHIQNYDQILQALGATFDSSVHTDRLFFGGKINMLNQPEFHDIDRIKSLLSLIEKEQEILRLFQSTESGITIKIGKENDYEEMENCSLITATYTVGSKQIGSIAVIGPTRMDYSRVVGLLQHVSSDLSKALTSLYDG from the coding sequence ATGTTAACAAATCGTCAGCTGTTAATCTTGCAGGTCATCGTTAATGATTTCATTCGTTCAGCTCAGCCGGTTGGATCAAGAACGCTATCTAAAAAGGAAGACATCACATTCAGCTCGGCCACGATCAGAAATGAAATGGCCGACTTGGAAGAGCTCGGTTTTATCGAAAAAACACACTCTTCCTCAGGCCGGATTCCTTCTGAAAAAGGCTACCGCTACTATGTGGATCATCTGCTTTCTCCAGGGAAGCTGAGCCAAACGGATTTGCGATTAATCCATTCCATTTTCAAAGAGAAAATCTTTGAACTTGAAAAAGCCGTTCAGAAGTCAGCCCAAGTATTATCTGACCTGACGAATTATACATCGATTGTCCTCGGTCCAAGACTGAGCGAAAACCATTTGAAGCAAATTCAAATTGTACCGATTCAGCCCAACAAGGCCGTTGCCATTCTTGTGACGAACACCGGCCATGTCGAAAATAAAACGATTAATTTTCCGGCCGAGGTCGAACTGTCAGATCTCGAAAAGCTGGTTAATATATTAAATGAGCGCCTCGCAGGCGTGCCGATCTCTGAACTGAGAGACAGGATTTTCAAAGAGGTTGTCATCTTTTTGCGGTCGCATATTCAAAACTATGACCAAATCCTGCAAGCGCTCGGCGCTACATTTGATTCTTCAGTCCATACCGACCGGCTGTTTTTCGGCGGCAAGATTAATATGCTGAATCAGCCCGAATTTCACGATATTGACAGGATAAAATCACTCTTGTCGCTGATCGAGAAAGAACAGGAGATTCTGAGACTCTTTCAATCGACGGAATCCGGAATCACCATTAAAATCGGTAAGGAAAATGACTATGAAGAAATGGAAAACTGCAGCCTGATTACCGCGACATATACAGTCGGATCAAAACAGATCGGCTCGATTGCGGTCATCGGTCCGACGCGGATGGACTATTCGCGAGTCGTCGGCTTGCTTCAGCACGTATCGTCTGACTTGTCAAAAGCGCTGACTAGTTTGTATGATGGGTAA
- the hemW gene encoding radical SAM family heme chaperone HemW: MKSAYIHIPFCEHICHYCDFNKFFIQSQPVDEYLRSLEKEMANSMEEAGHPELRTIFIGGGTPTSLSAGQLEQLLDSIRNILKPSENLIEFAVEANPDDLSSEKLNVLKAAGVNRLSFGVQTFEDELLEKIGRVHKQKDVLVSFERARSAGFDNISLDLMFGLPGQQIDHLAASLDTALALGAEHYSVYSLIVEPKTVFYNLMKKGRLHLPPQDQEAEMYELVMNKMAEADISQYEISNYAKKGCESKHNLTYWNNEEYFGFGAGAHGYINGKRTVNAGPVKHYIDLIDNCGFPYKETHQVTRNERIEEEMFLGLRKTAGVSKVRFFEKYGEALDSLFPEVLRTLEEKGLIQNTSKSVCLTHHGKLLGNEVFQAFLGEL, translated from the coding sequence ATGAAATCAGCATATATCCATATACCGTTTTGCGAGCATATATGCCATTATTGCGATTTTAATAAATTTTTTATTCAGAGCCAGCCTGTTGACGAGTATTTGCGTTCGCTTGAGAAGGAAATGGCCAATTCAATGGAAGAAGCCGGACATCCGGAGCTAAGAACGATCTTTATCGGCGGGGGAACGCCGACATCTTTGTCAGCCGGCCAGCTTGAACAATTGCTTGATTCAATCCGCAACATTTTAAAGCCGTCTGAAAACCTGATCGAATTTGCAGTGGAAGCCAATCCCGACGATTTGTCGTCTGAAAAGCTGAACGTCTTGAAAGCCGCGGGTGTCAACAGGCTGAGCTTTGGCGTCCAAACGTTTGAAGACGAGCTCTTGGAAAAAATCGGCCGGGTCCACAAGCAAAAGGACGTGCTCGTCTCCTTTGAGAGAGCGAGGAGCGCCGGCTTTGACAACATCAGTCTCGATTTGATGTTCGGCCTTCCGGGGCAACAAATCGATCATCTCGCCGCTTCACTTGACACTGCGCTCGCGCTCGGCGCCGAGCATTATTCGGTTTACTCGCTGATTGTCGAGCCGAAAACCGTCTTTTATAATTTGATGAAAAAAGGCCGTCTCCACCTCCCGCCGCAGGATCAGGAAGCCGAGATGTATGAGCTTGTCATGAACAAGATGGCTGAAGCGGACATCAGCCAGTATGAGATCAGCAATTACGCAAAAAAAGGCTGTGAAAGCAAGCACAACCTCACGTATTGGAACAATGAAGAGTACTTTGGTTTCGGGGCGGGCGCACACGGCTATATCAATGGAAAAAGGACCGTCAACGCCGGCCCTGTCAAGCATTATATCGACCTGATCGACAACTGCGGTTTTCCTTATAAAGAAACGCATCAGGTGACACGAAACGAACGGATTGAAGAGGAGATGTTTCTCGGTCTCCGCAAAACCGCCGGCGTCAGTAAGGTGAGGTTTTTTGAAAAATACGGAGAAGCGCTTGACAGCCTCTTTCCTGAAGTGCTCCGCACGCTCGAAGAAAAAGGGCTGATCCAAAACACGAGCAAAAGCGTGTGTTTGACACATCATGGAAAACTGTTGGGAAATGAAGTGTTTCAGGCATTCTTAGGTGAGTTATAA